Proteins from a genomic interval of Choristoneura fumiferana chromosome 12, NRCan_CFum_1, whole genome shotgun sequence:
- the LOC141433273 gene encoding mitotic spindle assembly checkpoint protein MAD2B-like: MNNFNDRTLSTITMTDNCFVDITVEFLTVAFHNILYYASVYPESVFETRRKYSVVVYRCTHPEINQYIDLCLKSIAECLKNEQLSRTEFLVTDNKYEPLIKFVFNFDKRPQFDETLDAYLIQAEQNLRAFCLSLASNRSKFVVPDDCSFKIHIHTNESNAIAMANNPDLEDFPLVEVKEGFEDTNHIIPLRRFDVRCFNIDTYIELK, encoded by the coding sequence atgaataattttaatgatcgTACACTAAGTACTATTACTATGACCGACAATTGCTTCGTCGACATCACCGTTGAATTCCTGACCGTCGCTTTCCACAACATCTTATACTATGCTTCAGTGTACCCCGAAAGCGTTTTTGAAACAAGAAGAAAGTACAGCGTTGTTGTATATCGTTGTACGCATCCCGAGATCAACCAGTACATCGATCTTTGTCTCAAAAGCATAGCGGAATGTTTGAAAAACGAACAGCTGAGTCGGACCGAGTTTTTGGTTACAGATAACAAGTATGAACCTCTCAtcaagtttgtttttaatttcgaCAAACGGCCACAGTTTGATGAGACTTTGGACGCCTATTTAATACAGGCTGAGCAAAACTTGCGGGCATTCTGCTTAAGCTTAGCCAGTAATAGAAGTAAGTTTGTTGTCCCTGATGACTGTAGTTTCAAAATCcatattcatacaaatgaaTCAAATGCCATTGCAATGGCAAATAATCCTGATTTAGAAGACTTTCCGCTTGTTGAAGTGAAAGAAGGGTTTGAGGACACAAATCATATTATTCCACTACGAAGGTTTGATGTCAGGTGTTTTAATATTGATACttatattgaattaaaatag
- the LOC141433271 gene encoding LOW QUALITY PROTEIN: gamma-butyrobetaine dioxygenase-like (The sequence of the model RefSeq protein was modified relative to this genomic sequence to represent the inferred CDS: inserted 1 base in 1 codon) produces the protein MFALKNLQPVLLKVIKIXSVKIHTHNVLFKDTLKLVVSGQTLQYPYVWLRDNCQCKSCFHRSAKSRTVDWSNFNLKVKVKDVNANEKSVKLTWDDGHTSEFDLNWLKFRNFTSENKKLYNDAIFKPNKSTWDGKDFQEICTKHDYKEILNSDKALYNWLHNLSVYGVALIQNTPNTTETIDKIIDTIGFTRKTHYGDKFIVQNVANPSNVAYLSNNLQMHTDLPYYEYCPGVNMLHCLEQTQSKGGENLLSDSHYIALYMKENHPKEFKLLTNIEIEWSNIGTEHGNEFYKLYRSPVLVLDGHGEIIRVNFSVPQRGNYFPGPIEQVEPWYEAWALFLNLNHKFSAKFKTKAGDILTFDNIRLLHGRNAYEDTSINRRKLIGAYVDWDEVYSRWRCLKVKLENMDGV, from the exons ATGTTCGCTTTGAAAAACCTCCAACCGgtattattaaaagtaataaaaa aaagtgttaaaatacacacacacaatgtGTTGTTCAAAGACACACTTAAACTGGTAGTCAGTGGTCAAACTCTGCAGTATCCTTATGTTTGGTTAAGAGATAATTGTCAGTGCAAATCTTGCTTCCACCGGTCAGCCAAAAGCAGAACAGTGGATTGGAGCAACTTCAATTTAAAAGTGAAGGTAAAAGATGTAAATGCAAACGAAAAATCAGTGAAGCTCACATGGGACGACGGTCATACCTCAGAATTCGATCTGAACTGgttaaaatttagaaattttacaTCTGAAAACAAGAAGTTATATAACGATGCAATTTTTAAGCCTAACAAAAGCACATGGGATGGTAAAGACTTTCAAGAAATCTGTACTAAACATGACTATAAAGAAATCCTCAACTCTGATAAAGCTCTTTACAACTGGTTGCACAATCTATCTGTTTATGGAGTTGCGTTGATTCAAAATACACCAAACACCACTGAAACCATCGACAAGATAATAGACACTATAGGATTCACAAGGAAAACACATTATGGTGATAAATTCATAGTACAAAATGTTGCGAACCCAAGTAATGTGGCATATCTCTCCAACAACCTGCAAATGCATACGGACTTGCCATACTATGAATACTGTCCTGGGGTGAATATGCTGCATTGTTTGGAGCAAACTCAGAGTAAGGGAGGAGAGAATCTGCTTAGTGACAGTCATTACATTGCATTATACATGAAAGAGAACCATCCAAAGGAGTTTAAATTATTAACCAACATAGAAATAGAATGGAGCAACATTGGTACGGAACACGGAAATGAGTTCTACAAACTGTACAGATCTCCGGTACTAGTTTTAGATGGACATGGAGAAATTATCAGAGTAAATTTCTCTGTACCGCAAAGGGGGAACTATTTCCCAGGACCGATAGAGCAAGTAGAGCCTTGGTATGAAGCATgggcattatttttaaatttgaatcacAAGTTCTCTGCCAAATTCAAAACGAAGGCTGGGGATATTTTAACCTTTGACAACATAAGGTTGCTGCATGGACGAAATGCATATGAAGACACTTCCATTAACAGAAGGAAGCTGATTGGGGCTTATGTTGATTGGGATGAGGTATATTCAAGGTGGAGGTGCTTGAAAGTTAAACTGGAAAACATGGATGGTGTTTAA